In Sulfuritortus calidifontis, the sequence CGTAGAAGGGCGAGTTGGCGGTCTTGAGGAAGCTGGCGGCCAGGCTGACGTCGCGGCTGATCAGCAGGGCGACCCGGTTGAAGTCCGGTTCCTCGCTGCGCATCTCGCGGCTGATTTCCTCGAGGATGGCGGGTCGCGGCGGGATGCCGATCTCCTTCAGCGTAGCCTCGAGCTGGTTATTGAGCTGCTCGGGCAGGACCGGATCGTTCTGGGCCGGCTGGCTCATGTCGATCTCCTCATGGCTAACCATTCGTCGAATTGGGGTTCGGGCATCGGCCGCGCCAGGTAGAAGCCCTGGATGGCGGTGGCGCCCATCTCGCTCAGGATGGCGTATTGCTCCGCCGTCTCGACACCCTCGGCCACCACGCTCATGCCCAGGTCCAGGGCGAGATGGACGATGGCCTTGGCGATGGCGAAAGAGCGGGGGTTGTGCGGCAAGTCGGTGATGAAGGCGCGGTCGAGCTTGAGTTTGCGTGCGGGCAGGTCCTTCAGGCTGGCCAGGCAGGAATAGCCGGTGCCGAAATCGTCGATCGAGAGCGGAAAGCCCGCCTCCAGGGCGGCGCGGATGTTGCGCTGGACGACGTCCGAGCTGTCCATGAACAGCGACTCGGTGATCTCCAGCTCGATCAGCTCGGGCGGCGCGTTGGAGCAGGCCAGCGCGGCATACAGGGTCTGGGTGAACTTGGGCGCGGTGAGCTGCGCGCGGGAAACGTTGATCGCCACCTTGACCCGCTGCTTGTCGGCCAGCATGCGGCTGACGAAGCGGGCCCCTGTCAGCAGGCTCCACTCGCCCAGGCGGATGATCAGGCCGGTCTTTTCGGCGACCGGGATGAAGCGGCTGGGGGCGAAGATGGTGCCTTCGCAGTTGCAGCGCATCAGGGCCTCGACCGCCTCCAGGCTGCCGTCGGCCACCTGCAGGATGGGCTGGTAGTGCAACGACAAGCCCCCGGATTCCAGCGCCTTGTGCAGCGCTTCTTCCACCTCGAGCTCCTCGCGGGCCAGGAGCTTGCCCAGTCGGCCCGGGTGCAGGTCCTCGCCGGCGAACAGGTACTGGGCGCCGCCCAGGCGCTTGGCCTGGACCAGTGTGAGGTCGGCCCGTTCGAGCAGGGCGCGGGCGCCTTCATGTTCGAGCGACAGGGCGATGCCGATGCTGATCGAGGGATAGAGGCGCATGGTGCCGACGTCGAGCGGCTGCGACATCGCGGCCAGGAGGTCGCGGGCGATGTGTTCGGCGGCGGCGCGGCTGCAATCCTTCACCACCAGGACGAATTCGTCGCCGCCCATGCGCGCCAGCTGGCCCTGATTGCCGCTGGCCGTGGCCAGGCGGTGGGCCAGCTCGGCCAGCACGCTGTCGCCGACCAGATGGCCGAGGGAATCGTTGATCTGCTTGAAGCGGTCGATGTTCAGCCAGAACACCGCCAGGGGACGCAGACGTTCCCGGCTCGTGGCGGCCAGCAACTCGCCGACGGCGCGTACGCAGCCTTCCCGGTCGAGCAGGCCGGTGAGCGAGTCGAACTGACTGGGCGGAGGCTCATAGTGGCTGCTTAGCATAGGCTCGGCGACGGCACTCCTGGCGGGTTTTGTCAGCGGCATGAAGGCGCTGGTTTCGTTTGAACCATATCAATATAGGCCGAAAAGGCCCTGCGGCAGCGCGGGCGGGCCGCCTGGCCGCCGGTTGCCGCCGGTTTGTATGCGCCGGCGCCACACCTGCTGCGCTGCGCTCAGGCGCGGGCTTGCCGGCGCCAGAACTCGATCAGGCCGGGCAGCAGGGAGATGAAGATGATGCCTAGGATGACCAGGGTGAGGTTGCTCTTGACCCAGGCCAGGCTGCCGAAGAAGTAGCCGGCCGGCACCAAGAGGCCGACCCAGAGCAGGGCACCGAGGATGCTGAAGCCGAGGAAGCGGGCATAGGTCAGCCGACCCAGGCCGCAGACGAAGGGCACGAAGGTGCGCACCAGGGGGACGAAGCGGGCCATGACGATGGCCTTGGGACCATGCCGCTCCATGAAGGCATGGGTGCGCTCCAGGTTCTCCCGCTTCAGCCAGCGGCTGCCCTCGTGGCGGAATACGCGGGGTCCGAGGAAGCGGCCGAACCAGTAGTTGACGTTGTCGCCGCAGAGCGCCGCGGTCACCAGGGTGGCCATCAGCCAGCCGAGGTCCATGTCGCCCGCCGCCGCCACCGCCCCGGCGACGAACAAGAGCGAGTCGCCCGGCAGGAAGGGGGTGACGACGAAGCCCGTCTCCATGAAGACAATCAGAAACAGGATGCCGTAGGCCCAGGGGCCGTATTGCGCGACCAGCAGGGTGAGGTGCTGGTCCAGGTGCAGGACGATGTCGAGGAACTGGCTGAAAATCTCCATGGGGGCGGCGCCGACCGGGTCAAACCTGGGCGCCGTCGTCACTAGCCGCCTTGACCGGGCGGATGAAGTCCTCGCGCGAGACGCCCAGCCACATGGTGATCGGGCTGGCGACCAGCACCGAGGAATAGGTGCCGACCAGGATGCCGATGGCCAGGCAGAGGGCGAAGCCATAGAGCACCTCGCCGCCCAGGAACAGCATGGCCAGCACCATGAGCAGGGTGGTGCCGCTGGTGATGATGGTGCGCGACAGGGTGGCGGTCTTGGCGTTGTCCATCAGTGCGGCGACGTCTGCGATGCGGGTCTTGCGGAAGTTCTCCCGGATCCGGTCGAACACCACCACGGTGTCGTTCACCGAATAGCCGAGGATGGCCAGCACCGCCGCCAGCACGGTCAGCGAGAATTCCCACTGGAACAGCGACCAGATGCCGAGCACGATGAAGATGTCATGGGCGGTGGCGAAGATCGCGCCGACCGCCATGCGCCACTCGAAGCGCAGCATCAGATAGAGGGTGATGCCGATGGCCACCACCACCAGGGCGAGCGAGCCGTCCTCGAACAGCTCCTTGCCGACCTGGGGGCCGACAAATTCGACCCGGCGCAGCTCGGTGCTCGGGTCGGCCTGCTTGAGCACGGCCAGCACCTGCTCCGAGAGCTGGGCCGAGGTGACACCCTGCTTTACCGGCAACCGCACCAGGACCTCGTTGGCGCTGCCGAAGTTCTGCACCTGGGCATCGGCATGGCCGTGTTGCGCCAGCTGCGCGCGGATGGCGGGAATGTCGGCGGCATGCGGATAGCCCACCTCCATCACCGTGCCGCCGGTGAAGTCGACGCCCAGGTTGAGGCCGCGGGTCGCCAGCAGGGCGATGGAGGCGACGATGAAGGCGACCGAGAAGAAGATGGTGCTGCGCGCGAAGCGCATGAAGGGGATGTCGCGCTTGAGGCGGAAGAGCTCGATCATGCTGCGGCTCCGTTAAATCGAGACCTTGGTCAGGCGCTTGGCCCGGCCGTAGGTGAGGTTGACCATGGCGCGCGACACCGTCACGGCGCTGAACATGGAGGTGAGGATGCCCAGGCAGAGCACCACGGCGAAGCCGCGTACCGGGCCGGAGCCCAGCCAGAACAAGGCGATGCCGGCGATCAGGGTGGTGATGTTGGAGTCCAGGATGGTGTCCCAGGCGCGGTCGTAGCCGGCGAAGATCGCCGCCTGCGGCGAATTGCCGTTGCGCAATTCTTCCCGGATGCGCTCGGCGATGATCACGTTGGCGTCGATGGCCATGCCCAGGGTCAGGGCGATGCCGGCGATGCCGGGCAGGGTGAGCGTGGCCTGTAGCATGGAAAGCAGGGCGACCAGCAGGAACATATTGGTCGCCAGGGCCAGCACCGAGACCAGGCCGAAGCCCCGGTAATAGAAGACCATGAAAGTGGCGATCAGGGCGAAGCCGATCAGGGTGGAGTTGACGCCGCGCTCGATGTTGTCGGCGCCGAGCGAGGGCCCGACCGTGCGTTCCTCGACGATCTCCATCGGGGCCGCCAGGGCGCCGGCGCGCAACAGCAGGGCGACGTCCGAGGCCTCCTGGGGCGAATCCATGCCGGTGATCTGCACCCGTCCGCCGCCGATCTCCTCGCGGATGACCGGGGCGGTGATCACCTCGGTCTTGCCCTTCTCGATCAGCAGGATGGCCATGCGCCGGCCCACGTTCTCGCGGGTGACGTTCTTGAAGATGCGGGCGCCGCGGCCGTCCAGGTTGACGTGGACGGCGGCCTGGCTGGTCTGGTTGTCGAAGCCGGGCTGGGCGTCGGTGATGTATTCGCCGGTCAGCACCACATTCTTCTTCACCAGCACCGGCGCGCCGTTGCGCTCGTAATAGAGCTCGCTGCCGAACGGCGCCTGGCCGGCCAGGGCGGCCTGCACCCGGGCGGGGTCCTGCATGGCCTCTTCGTCGACCAGGCGGATCTCCAGGGTGGCGGTGCGGCCGAGGATCTCCTTGGCCTTGGCCGTGTCCTGCACGCCCGGCAGCTGCACCACGACGCGGTCGACGCCCTGCTGCTGGATCACCGGCTCGGCCACGCCCAGCTCGTTCACCCGGTTGCGCAGGGTGGTGAGGTTCTGCTGCAGGGCGTATTCCTGGGTCTTGAGCTGGGCCGGCTTCTTCAGGCGGGCGGTGAGCACCTGCTCCTCGCCGCTGACCGATTCGACCAGATCCAGGTCGGGGTAGGCGCTCTCGATCGCCCGTCGCGCCTCGTCGCGCTGGGCCACGTCGCGCAGCTTGAGCACCACGCTGTCGCCCTCGCGGCCGATGCCGGTGTAGCGGACCTTCTTCTCGCGCAGCAGGGCGCGGATGTCGTTCTGGTAGCGCTCGGCCGCCTTCTCCAGGGCGCGGGGCATGTCGACCTGGAGCAGGAAGTGGACGCCGCCGCGCAGATCCAGGCCCAGGTACATGGGCAGGGCGCCGATCGAGGCCAGCCACTGCGGCGAGGCCGGCAGCAGGTTGAGCGCCACGGTGTAGTTGCTGCCCAGGGCGGCTTGCAAGGCGTCCTTGGCCTTGATCTGGCTCTCGGTGTCGGCGAAACGGGCCTTGACGCTGGTGGTGTCGAGGGCGACCCCCGTGCTGGCGATGCCGGCCGTCTTGAGCGCGGTCTCCACCTGCTGCATCAGCGCGGTGTCCGCCTTCAGGCTGGCCCGGGTCGGCTGCACTTGCACCGCCGGCACTTCGCCGTAGAAATTGGGCAGGGTGTAGAGGAAGGCGACAGCCAAGGCCGTGCCGACGACGACATATTTCCAGAGGGGATAGCGGTTCATGGCGCTCAGGGATCAGAGGTCAGGTATCAGGTATCAGAAGCTGCGCAGCTGCGCCGCGCCTGACCTGGATCAGAGGTCCTTGATCGTGCCCTTGGGCAGGACGGTCTGGATGGTGCCGCGCTGGAAGATGCTCTCGGTGCCGCCGCCGATGTCCAGGGTGACGTACTGGTCGCCGATCTTGGTGACCTTGCCCAGCTGGCCGCCGGCGGTGATCACCTCGTCGCCCTTCTGCAGGTTTTCCTGCATCTTCTTTTGCTCCTTGGCCCGCTTCATCTGCGGCCGGATGATCATGAACCAGAACAGGACGAAGATGACGATGAGCGGTAAAAAGCTCATCAGGGGATCGGGCTGCTGGGCAGCGGGGTCGGCGGCGTGGGCCAGGCTGATCATTGCGGGTTCTCCCAAAAATTACGGCTGAATGGATCGGCGGATTCTAGCATGCCGGCCGCGGCCGCCTTAAGGCCCGAAAGCCCGCGCGGCCGCGTTCAGGCCCTGATCCCGCGGGCGGCGAGAAAGGTCTCGATGTGGGCGGCCAGGCGGCCCTGTTCGATGGCCTCACGCAGCTCGCGCATCAGGGTCTGGTAGTAGTTCAGGTTGTGGATGGAGTTGAGCCGGCCCGACAGGGTCTCGCCCGTCCGGAACAGGTGGTGCAGATAGGCCCTGGAAAAATGGCGGCAGGTATAGCAGTCGCAGGCCTCGTCGATGGGCGAAAGGTCGCTGCGGTACTTGGCGTTCTTGATCCGCAGTTCGCCCGTGCGGGTGAACAGCACGCCATGGCGGGCGTTGCGGGTGGGCATGACGCAATCGAACATGTCGATGCCGCGGCTCACCGCATGCACCAGATCTTCCGGCGTGCCCACGCCCATGAGGTAGCGTGGCCGGTCCTCCGGCAGGCGGGGCGCGACATGGGCGAGGATGCGTTCCATGTCCGCCTTCGGCTCGCCCACCGAGAGGCCGCCGATGGCATAGCCGTCGAAGCCGATGCGGCTGAGCTGTTCCAGCGACGCATCGCGCAGGTCCTCGTACATGCCGCCCTGGACGATGCCGAACAGGGCATTGGGGTTGCCGGCATGGGCGGTCTTCGAGCGCTCGGCCCAGCGCAGGGACAGCTCCATCGAGGTCTTGGCCGTGCGGTGGTCGGCCGGGTAGGGTGTGCACTCGTCGAAGATCATGACGATGTCGGAATTGAGCACGCGCTGGATCTCCATGCTCTTTTCCGGGGTGAGCAGCAGGCGGTCACCGTTGAGCGGCGAGGCGAAGCGCACGCCCTCCTCGCTGATCTTGCGCAGGTGGGTCAGGCTGTAGACCTGGAAGCCGCCGGAGTCGGTGAGGATCGGCCCGTCCCAGCGCATGAAGCCGTGCAGGCCGCCATGGGCGGCGATCACCTCCAGGCCGGGGCGCAGCCAGAGATGGAAGGTGTTGCCCAGCACGATCTGGGCGCCCAGGGCGCGCACCTCGTCCGGCGTGAGCGATTTCACCACGCCATAGGTGCCCACCGGCATGAACACCGGGGTCTCGATCACGCCGTGGGCGGTGGTCAGCCGGCCGCGCCGGGCCTGGCCATCGCGGCCGAGCAGTTCAAATTGCATCCTGGTTTGCAATCCTCTCGATGAGCATGGCGTCACCATAGCTGAAGAAGCGGTAGCGCTGTTCGACCGCGTGGCGGTAGGCCGCCAGCATCAGGTCCATGCCGCCGAAGGCGCAGACCAGCATGAGCAGGGTGGAGCGGGGCAGGTGGAAATTGGTGATCAGCCGCTCGACCACGCGGAATTCGTAGCCCGGGGTGATGAACAGATCGGTCTCGCCCTGGCCGGCGCGCAAACTGCCCGAGTGGGCGGCCGACTCCAGGGCGCGCAGGCTGGTGGTGCCCACCGCCGTCACCCGGCCGCCGTGGGCTTTCGCCAGTTCGACGGCGGCCACGGTCTCGTTTGGCACCTCGTAGCGCTCGCTGTGCATTTTGTGTTCGTGGATGTCGTCCACCCGCACCGGCTGGAAGGTGCCGGCGCCGACGTGCAGGGTGACCCGCGCGGTGGCCACGCCCTTGGCCTTCAGCGCGTCGAGCATGGCCTCATCGAAGTGCAGGCCGGCGGTGGGCGCGGCGACGGCCCCGGGTTCGCGCGCATACACCGTTTGGTAGCGCGCCTCGTCGGCCGCCTCGGGCCGGCGCTCCAGATAGGGCGGCAGGGGCAGCTCGCCGTAGGCCTCCAGCCAGTCCAGCACGGTTTTGGCCGGATCGAAGCGCAGGCGGTAGAGGTCGTCGCTGCGCTCGATCACCTCGGCCTCGAAGCTGTCGGCAAATCTCAGCCGCATGCCCGGCTTGGGCGACTTGCTGGCGCGGATGAAGGCGATGGCCTCATGCTCCGACAGCACCCGCTCGATCAGGGCCTCGATCCGGCCGCCGCTGGCCTTCTCGCCGAACAGTCGGGCCTTGATCACCCGGGTGTCGTTGAACACCAATAGATCGCCAGCCCGGAAGAACTCGGCCAGTTCGGCAAAGCGCCGGTCGCTAAAGCGCTTGTTGGGGCCGTCGACATGCAGCAGCCGGCTGGCCGTGCGCTCGGCCAGCGGGTACCGGGCGATCAGTTCCTCGGGCAGGGCGTAGTCGAAATCGGCGGTTTTCATCGGGGGCAGGGCCGCTTGGGTCGCGGCCCCAGGTCATAGGGGGTGGTGCCCGGAGCCGGAATCGAACCGGCACGCCATCGCTGGCGCGGGATTTTGAGTCCCGTGCGTCTACCTATTCCGCCATCCGGGCACGCATGCGAAGGGGACGATTATCGCGGAAACGCCCCGGTCAGGGCAACGTCGTCGCAGGCGTCACTTCACCCACTGCACCACCTCGGCCATCGGCCGCCGGGTCTTGGCGGGTTGCGGGTTCTTGCGGTAGCCGAAGGCCAGCATCGCCGCCAGGCCGAAGTTCCGGGCATCCAGCGCGCCGGCCGCGCTCAGGACCGCTTCCGCCTTTTCCTGGTCGAAGCCTTCGATCGGGCAGGTGTCGATGCCGATCATGGCCGCCGCCGTCATCATGTTGCCCAGGGCGATGTAGGCCTGGCGGCAGGCCCAGTCGAACACGCCACGCTCGTAGCCGAGCAGCTTGAAGTCGGATTCGAGAAAATTGCGGTAGACCTTGCTCCGCATTTCGATGCGCTCCGGCGGCAGTTTCTGGATGTCGTGCATGATGTGCTGGACATGGGGGTCCTCCGGCATAAGGCCGGTCTTGCGCGCCAGGATGGCGATGTAGTGGCTGGCGGTCGGCAGGGTCTTCTGGGCCCCCCAGGTGACGGGCAGCAGCTTCTCGCGCAGGGCCATGTCCTGGATCACCACGATCTGCCAGGGCTCGTGGCCGAAAGAACTGGGGCTCAGGCGCGCGGTCTCCAGGATGAATTCGAAGTCCTCCGGGGCGACCTTCCTGGTCGGGTCGAATTCCTTGCAGGCGTGGCGGTAGTTGAAGGCGGCGAGGATGTCCTGTTTGGCGATCATGATGGGTCCTGAATCAACGATGCGAGAAGGGCCGATTATCGCGAAAACCGGCGGCCATCGCGAAAATTGTCGGCAGGGCGCCGTATAATCGCCGCAGTTTTCGGCTTGGAACAGAATCGGATGATCTTCGGCATCGGGACCGACCTCGTGGTGATCGAGCGCGTGCGCGCCATGCATGCCCGGCACGGCCAGCGCCTGGCCGAGCGCATGCTCGCCCCGGCCGAGCTGCCCGGCTTCGACCTGGTCCCGGACAAGCCGCGCTTTCTGGCCAAGCGCTTTGCCGCCAAGGAGGCCTTCGCCAAGGCGGCCGGCACCGGCATGCGCGCCCCCCTCCACCTGTCCACCATCGGCGTGCGCCACAACGCCTTGGGCCGGCCCGAGCTGTTCTTCTCCGACGAGCTGGCCGCCTGGCTGCGCCGGCAGGGCGTGGTGCGCAGCCACCTGTCGCTGAGCGACGAGCAGGAGCACGCCATGGCCTTCGTCGTCCTGGAATCGGAAGCATCGTGAACCACCCCGGCCTGCACCTGCCGCTCGGCCCCCTGATGCTCGACGTGGTCGGCACCGCGCTGACCGAGGACGACCGCCGCCGCCTGCGTCACCCCCTGGTCGGCGGCGTGATCCTGTTCAAGCGCAACTACGAAAGCCCGGAGCAGATCGCCGCGCTTACCCGCGAGATCCACGCCCTGCGCAGTCCGCATCTTTTGATCGGGGTCGATCACGAAGGCGGCCGGGTGCAGCGCTTTCGCGCGGGTTTCACCCCCATCCCGCCCATGCGCCGCCTGGGCGAGGTGTGGGACGAGCATCCGCAGCGGGCCCGGCTGCTGGCCAAGGATGCCGGCTACATCATGGGCGCCGAGCTGCGCGCGGTGGGCGTCGACTTCAGCTTCACCCCGGTGCTCGACCTCGATTACGGCGCCAGCGGCGTCATCGGCGACCGCGCCTTTCACCGCAAGCCGCAGGCCGTGGTCGAACTGGCTCATGCCTTGATGCTGGGCCTGCACGAGGCGGGCATGAACGCGGTGGGCAAGCACTTCCCCGGCCACGGCTACATCGCGGCCGACTCCCACCTGGAGATCCCGGTCGACGAACGGCCGCTGGAGGACCTGGAGTTCGCCGACCTCATCCCCTTCCGCCAGATGATCGACTGGGGCCTGGCCGCGATCATGCCGGCCCACGTCATCTACCCCAAGGTCGACGACAAGCCGGCCGGCTTCTCCCGCCGCTGGCTGCAGGATATCCTGCGCGGCCGCCTGGGCTTCGAGGGCGTGATCTTCAGCGACGACCTCGCCATGGAAGGCGCCAGCGTCGCCGGCGGCGCCCTCGAGCGGGCCCGCGCCGCGCTCGAGGCCGGCTGCGACATGGCCCTGATGTGCAACCGGCCCGAACTGGCCGACGAGCTGCTCGCGCGCCTGCAATGGCCGCTGGCCCCGGTCTCCCTGGTCCGCCTGGCCCGCATGCACGGCCGGCCGCACCCGCCCAGCCGCGTCGCCCTGCACGAAAGCACCCGATACACCAAGGCGGTACACCACCTGGCCGGTCTCGGCCCGGTCGATGCCGAACTCGCCTTCAACGACCCGAGCAATACCTGTGGCAAAAACTGACAACTCCCTCTCGCTCGACCGTGGCACCGACCACGCCCACCACCACCTGGGCCATGCCGGCGGCCATTCGCATCTCACCGGCGCCCTGTTCTTCACCCTGGGCTTCGCCTTCGTCGAGGCGGTGGCCGGCTACTTCTCCGGCTCGCTTGCCCTCTTGTCCGACGCCGGCCACATGCTGACCGACTCCACCGCCCTGGGTCTGGCGGCGCTGGCCGCCTGGCTGGCCAAGCGGCCGCCGTCGCCGCGGCACACCTACGGCCTGGTCCGGCTGGAAATCCTGGCCGCGCTGTTCAATGCCCTGCTCATGTTCGGCTTGGTCGCCTTCATCGCCGTCGAGGCGATCGACCGCTTCGCCCAGCCGCGTCAGGTTCAGGGTGGGGTCGTCACCGTGGTCGCCGTCATCGGTCTCTTGGTCAATATCGGTGTCGCCTGGCAGCTGAGCCACGGCGAGAAAACCCTGAACACCCGCGCCGCCCTGCTGCACGTGATGGGCGACATGCTCGGCTCGGTCGCCGCCCTGGCCGCCGGCCTGGTCATCTACTTCACCGGCTGGATGCCGATCGACCCGCTATTGTCCTTGCTGGTCTCCGGCCTGATCCTGGTCTCGGCCTGGCGCCTGCTGGGCGAGGCGCTCAACGTCCTGCTGGAGGCGGTGCCCGGCCATATCGACATCGAGCGCGTGGCGCAGGACCTGGCCGCCATCGAGGGCGTGGCCGCGGTGCACGACCTGCATATCTGGACCCTGTCTTCCGGCAAGGTCGCCCTGTCGGCGCACATGGACGTGCGCGACTTCGCCGACTGGCCCCGGATCATGGCCGAGAGCCGGCAGCGGCTGATCACACACCACGACATCGGCCATGTCACCCTGCAGCCGGAGCTGGCCGACAGCACCGCCGCCCGGCCCGCCCACATCCTCCATCCCGTCCAGCACTGAAGGCCGCCATGAAACGCAGACGTCTCTATACCCGCCACCGCCTGAGCCGCGACGCCGAGCGCCTGGCCTGGCTGGCCACCGGCCTGGCCGATTCCGGCAGCCGGGCCGAGGATGCCTTCTGGGAGGGCGAACTCACCGTCCTGATCGACAAGCTCTTGCAGGCGAACGACGAGGAGGCCTTCAACCAGGCCCTCGACCGCCTGTACGAGACCCATTCCCGCGCCTACGACGAACTGGCCGACCTGATCGAGGCCGGGGCCGAGACCAGCCGCTTCGACGTCGACGGCGAGCCGCATGCCGGCCTGCTGCTGGCCCTGCCCGTCCTGGCCTGGTCGCGCTACGCCATCCCCACCCGCAGCCTGCCGAAGAACGCCCTGTCCGGCCTGCGCGCCCACCTGGCGGCGCATGTGCTGGCCGACGGCTGCCGTTTCGCCCTGATCGACTACCTGTTCAGCCCCGACCAGCTGCCGCGCGGCTACGGCGAGACGCGCCGTCTTGCCGCCGAACTGTGGCCCTCGGCCCTGCAAAACCGCGACTACAACATCGAGGCCAAGAAGATGCCGGAGACCGCCGCCTTCGTCTCCGACGTGCGCTACATCCTCGCCGCCGTGAGCGTGCCGGTCGGCCGACCCCTGTTCCGCTGGAACGAGCCGGACGGCGACCGGGAGAAGGCCCTGGCCCAGTGGCGCGAGCAGGGCGCCCCCAACCTGCAGTCGGTCATGGCCGGCTGCGCCTATGAACTGCTGTTGCCCGATGCCTACTTCGCCGCCTGGCGCCAGGCCGACCGCGAGATCCGACCCTATTCCCTGCGCGCCGCCGTGGCCTATCTGCAGACCGTGCTCGGTACCCCGGCCGGTCTGCTGCGCGCGGTGATCGCCCCCTTCTACGACCGCTGGCTGGTCGAATACCGCATCGGCTTCGCCCTCAGCGGCTCGGACGACCTGGTGCACGGCGTGGTCTGGCCCCTGCTCGGCACCGAAGAGGAGACCGGCGAGACCCCGGCCGAGATCGAGCGCATCCTGCGCGAGGCCGGGGTCGGCGAGGTCATCCTGCACAGCCAGCGCTTTCCCCTGGAATATTGCGACGACTGCGGCGCGCCGCTCTACCCCAACCCCGAGGGCGAGAGCGTCCACGCCGAAATGCCCGAGGGCGAGGAAGGCCCGCCGGCGCATCTGCATTGAGTGGGTAGTGGGTAGCGCGCTTCCTGCTCCCTCCCCATTCATGGGGAGGGAAGGGGAGGGGAGATTTTTTCGACGGAGCTTTCTCTCTAGCAAACGATCTGAATGAAACCAATCATGTTCGACCCCAACTGCACCGCCTGCCCACGCCTGGCCGACTTCCTGGCCGACTGCCGCGCCAGCCGGCCCGACTACTACGGCCGGCCGGTGCCGCCCTTCGGCGCGGCCAAGCCCCGCCTGCTCATCGTCGGCCTCGCCCCCGGCTACCATGGCGCCAACCGCAGCGGCCGCCCCTTCACCGGCGACTATGCCGGGGTGCTGCTGTACCAGACCCTGCACGCATTCGGCTACGCCAGCCGGCCCGAATCGACCGCGGCCGACGACGGCCTGGAGCTCATCGGCTGCCGCATCACCAACGCGGTGAAATGCGTGCCGCCGGAGAACAAGCCCACCCCGGACGAGATCAGGCGCTGCAATGGATATCTAAAAGCGGAACTGGAAGCGCTGCCCAAGGGCGCCGCGATCCTGGCCCTGGGCCAGATCGCCCACGGCGCCGTGCTGCGCGCGCTGGGCCTGAAGCTGAAGGATTACCCCTTCGGCCACGCCGCCGTCCATCAACTCCCCTCTCCCTCCGGGAGAGGGGTCGGGGGTGAGGGAAAACCCCGGGGTGAGGGAAAAGCTGAGGACGCAGGCACCCCCCTCCGCCTCTACGACAGTTACCACTGCAGCCGCTACAACACCCAAACCCGCCGGCTCACGCCCGAGATGTTCCAGGCCGTGTTCGCCCAGATTCGCAAAGACCGAGAGGAGGCCTGACCATGCCCGTCGTCACCATCAAGCTCGCCGGCACCTTCAGCCGGGAACAGAAAAAACAGATCGCCGAGGAGATCACCGACACCCTGGAGCGGGTCGGCGGCAAGCCCCGGCGCTACACCTACATCGCCTTCGAGGAACTGCCGGACGAGAATTGGGCGATTGCGGGGGAGTTGCTCGACGAAGAATAGCCGGGTTGGTATGCGCATACACTCCCCAGGGGAGCCACAATGCGCGCCGGCCAGAATCCTCATGCCCTGAAAAAGGCGGCAAACCTCAGCATCCGCGCCGACCTGCTGAGGCAGGCCAAAGACCTGGATATCCACCTCTCGGCCACACTGGAGCAGGCCCTGGCCGAGGCCGTCAGGCAAAAACTGCGGCAACGCTGGCTGGCCGAGAACAAGGCCGCCATCGAGGCCTACAACGAGCATATCGAAACCCACGGCGTATTCAGCGACGGCCTGC encodes:
- a CDS encoding putative bifunctional diguanylate cyclase/phosphodiesterase, yielding MPLTKPARSAVAEPMLSSHYEPPPSQFDSLTGLLDREGCVRAVGELLAATSRERLRPLAVFWLNIDRFKQINDSLGHLVGDSVLAELAHRLATASGNQGQLARMGGDEFVLVVKDCSRAAAEHIARDLLAAMSQPLDVGTMRLYPSISIGIALSLEHEGARALLERADLTLVQAKRLGGAQYLFAGEDLHPGRLGKLLAREELEVEEALHKALESGGLSLHYQPILQVADGSLEAVEALMRCNCEGTIFAPSRFIPVAEKTGLIIRLGEWSLLTGARFVSRMLADKQRVKVAINVSRAQLTAPKFTQTLYAALACSNAPPELIELEITESLFMDSSDVVQRNIRAALEAGFPLSIDDFGTGYSCLASLKDLPARKLKLDRAFITDLPHNPRSFAIAKAIVHLALDLGMSVVAEGVETAEQYAILSEMGATAIQGFYLARPMPEPQFDEWLAMRRST
- a CDS encoding DedA family protein; translated protein: MEIFSQFLDIVLHLDQHLTLLVAQYGPWAYGILFLIVFMETGFVVTPFLPGDSLLFVAGAVAAAGDMDLGWLMATLVTAALCGDNVNYWFGRFLGPRVFRHEGSRWLKRENLERTHAFMERHGPKAIVMARFVPLVRTFVPFVCGLGRLTYARFLGFSILGALLWVGLLVPAGYFFGSLAWVKSNLTLVILGIIFISLLPGLIEFWRRQARA
- the secF gene encoding protein translocase subunit SecF, yielding MELFRLKRDIPFMRFARSTIFFSVAFIVASIALLATRGLNLGVDFTGGTVMEVGYPHAADIPAIRAQLAQHGHADAQVQNFGSANEVLVRLPVKQGVTSAQLSEQVLAVLKQADPSTELRRVEFVGPQVGKELFEDGSLALVVVAIGITLYLMLRFEWRMAVGAIFATAHDIFIVLGIWSLFQWEFSLTVLAAVLAILGYSVNDTVVVFDRIRENFRKTRIADVAALMDNAKTATLSRTIITSGTTLLMVLAMLFLGGEVLYGFALCLAIGILVGTYSSVLVASPITMWLGVSREDFIRPVKAASDDGAQV
- the secD gene encoding protein translocase subunit SecD, whose protein sequence is MNRYPLWKYVVVGTALAVAFLYTLPNFYGEVPAVQVQPTRASLKADTALMQQVETALKTAGIASTGVALDTTSVKARFADTESQIKAKDALQAALGSNYTVALNLLPASPQWLASIGALPMYLGLDLRGGVHFLLQVDMPRALEKAAERYQNDIRALLREKKVRYTGIGREGDSVVLKLRDVAQRDEARRAIESAYPDLDLVESVSGEEQVLTARLKKPAQLKTQEYALQQNLTTLRNRVNELGVAEPVIQQQGVDRVVVQLPGVQDTAKAKEILGRTATLEIRLVDEEAMQDPARVQAALAGQAPFGSELYYERNGAPVLVKKNVVLTGEYITDAQPGFDNQTSQAAVHVNLDGRGARIFKNVTRENVGRRMAILLIEKGKTEVITAPVIREEIGGGRVQITGMDSPQEASDVALLLRAGALAAPMEIVEERTVGPSLGADNIERGVNSTLIGFALIATFMVFYYRGFGLVSVLALATNMFLLVALLSMLQATLTLPGIAGIALTLGMAIDANVIIAERIREELRNGNSPQAAIFAGYDRAWDTILDSNITTLIAGIALFWLGSGPVRGFAVVLCLGILTSMFSAVTVSRAMVNLTYGRAKRLTKVSI
- the yajC gene encoding preprotein translocase subunit YajC, with the protein product MISLAHAADPAAQQPDPLMSFLPLIVIFVLFWFMIIRPQMKRAKEQKKMQENLQKGDEVITAGGQLGKVTKIGDQYVTLDIGGGTESIFQRGTIQTVLPKGTIKDL
- the tgt gene encoding tRNA guanosine(34) transglycosylase Tgt; this encodes MQFELLGRDGQARRGRLTTAHGVIETPVFMPVGTYGVVKSLTPDEVRALGAQIVLGNTFHLWLRPGLEVIAAHGGLHGFMRWDGPILTDSGGFQVYSLTHLRKISEEGVRFASPLNGDRLLLTPEKSMEIQRVLNSDIVMIFDECTPYPADHRTAKTSMELSLRWAERSKTAHAGNPNALFGIVQGGMYEDLRDASLEQLSRIGFDGYAIGGLSVGEPKADMERILAHVAPRLPEDRPRYLMGVGTPEDLVHAVSRGIDMFDCVMPTRNARHGVLFTRTGELRIKNAKYRSDLSPIDEACDCYTCRHFSRAYLHHLFRTGETLSGRLNSIHNLNYYQTLMRELREAIEQGRLAAHIETFLAARGIRA